A genomic region of Microlunatus sagamiharensis contains the following coding sequences:
- a CDS encoding NUDIX hydrolase, whose protein sequence is MTETIAIVALIEDGRLMLGHRRPARRWYPDCWDLFGGHVEPGESPEQAARRECREEIGVEVLDLHPIEATLDDPAIVAHAFLARRWVGEPVNAEPDEHDAVSWFTAAELPRLRLAQPSYLQWLAGLLERESPPKGTWAEQ, encoded by the coding sequence GTGACGGAAACGATCGCGATCGTGGCGCTGATCGAAGACGGACGCCTGATGCTCGGTCACCGCCGTCCCGCGAGACGTTGGTACCCCGACTGCTGGGACCTCTTCGGCGGACACGTCGAACCCGGTGAGTCACCCGAACAGGCGGCACGGCGAGAGTGCCGTGAGGAGATCGGCGTCGAGGTGCTCGACCTGCACCCCATCGAGGCCACTCTTGACGACCCCGCGATCGTCGCTCACGCTTTCCTGGCCAGACGCTGGGTTGGAGAGCCGGTGAACGCGGAACCGGACGAGCACGATGCTGTGAGCTGGTTCACCGCCGCCGAGCTGCCGCGGCTGCGCCTCGCTCAGCCCTCTTACCTCCAGTGGCTCGCCGGCTTACTCGAAAGAGAGTCACCGCCCAAGGGGACCTGGGCGGAGCAGTAG
- a CDS encoding amidase domain-containing protein, with protein sequence MFHTRNHGRLTVLARSLGVGLVACLSLLAVARPASADTTVTVDWTKIGIYPRASASMDSAHVGDALSDGASVDVVCEDKGQSVSNGAQEIDIWDKLSDGTWLPNAFLKTGSTSWTPGIPRCDGGDEVDGAGSSTADGANLQYNRSAAASWALAHAKDAPGLLDASGCTWFVSKALWRGGFPTDQTWTPEGSHRSTVRTTPGSLAAWAAPEFLVYIQSHYDVVATPLDFGTNSVPEAEVGDFIAYDWEGDGQVDHLSFITNIASDQYPEVSEWGTGYTINRNIPGPASYTKRGWTYSENDHGWFQAVGHENIKATLYHFQGGYFSPEF encoded by the coding sequence TTGTTCCACACCCGAAACCACGGTCGCCTGACCGTTCTCGCACGCTCGCTCGGGGTCGGCCTGGTCGCCTGCCTCAGCCTCCTGGCCGTCGCTCGGCCGGCGTCGGCCGACACGACCGTCACGGTCGACTGGACGAAGATCGGGATCTACCCGCGCGCCTCCGCCTCTATGGACTCCGCCCACGTGGGCGACGCGCTGTCCGACGGCGCGTCGGTGGACGTGGTCTGCGAGGACAAGGGCCAGTCCGTCAGCAACGGGGCCCAGGAGATCGACATCTGGGACAAGCTCTCGGACGGGACCTGGCTGCCCAACGCCTTCCTGAAGACCGGAAGCACGTCTTGGACCCCTGGCATCCCCCGCTGCGACGGCGGCGACGAAGTCGACGGCGCGGGGTCCAGTACGGCCGACGGTGCGAACCTGCAGTACAACCGCTCCGCGGCGGCGAGCTGGGCGCTGGCGCACGCCAAAGATGCACCGGGCCTGCTGGACGCGTCCGGGTGCACCTGGTTCGTCAGCAAGGCGCTTTGGCGCGGCGGCTTCCCGACGGACCAGACCTGGACGCCTGAGGGGTCGCACAGAAGCACGGTCCGGACCACTCCCGGTTCGCTCGCAGCCTGGGCGGCTCCCGAGTTCCTGGTCTACATCCAGTCGCACTACGACGTGGTCGCCACACCGCTCGACTTCGGGACGAACAGCGTCCCCGAGGCTGAGGTCGGCGACTTCATCGCCTACGACTGGGAGGGCGACGGCCAGGTTGACCACCTCTCGTTCATCACGAACATCGCTTCGGACCAATACCCCGAGGTTTCGGAGTGGGGCACCGGCTACACCATCAACAGGAACATCCCGGGACCGGCCAGCTACACCAAGCGCGGCTGGACGTACTCCGAGAACGACCACGGCTGGTTCCAGGCCGTCGGCCACGAGAACATCAAGGCGACCCTCTACCACTTCCAAGGCGGCTACTTCAGCCCGGAGTTCTAG
- a CDS encoding DUF805 domain-containing protein, translated as MEFSGRGPSWEDRLLKLGQTGTIDGRGARDQPVYGASSWQAAELFWTRYVTFSGRASRSEFWWWMILAALVAVVLEVVRFVAVGGSIALWWADYSSPSYFSPTSLPGTLWALATFVPSLALNARRLHDTNRSGGWQLIVLVPVVGWVWLLVLCAQRSDPRGERYDRAFTVSPAT; from the coding sequence GTGGAGTTCTCAGGGCGCGGGCCGAGCTGGGAGGACAGACTCCTCAAGCTCGGACAGACCGGAACCATCGACGGCCGCGGAGCCCGCGATCAACCCGTCTACGGGGCCTCCTCATGGCAGGCGGCAGAGCTCTTCTGGACGCGGTACGTCACTTTCAGCGGCCGAGCGAGCCGAAGCGAGTTCTGGTGGTGGATGATCCTCGCCGCCCTGGTTGCCGTGGTGCTTGAGGTCGTCCGCTTCGTAGCGGTTGGAGGAAGCATCGCCTTGTGGTGGGCCGACTACTCCTCACCGAGTTATTTCAGCCCAACTAGCCTGCCGGGCACCCTCTGGGCCCTTGCGACCTTCGTCCCCTCCCTAGCGCTGAACGCTCGACGGCTGCACGACACGAACCGCAGTGGTGGGTGGCAGCTGATCGTCCTAGTGCCCGTCGTCGGGTGGGTCTGGCTACTCGTGTTGTGCGCACAGCGATCTGATCCCCGTGGTGAGCGCTACGACCGAGCGTTCACCGTTTCACCTGCGACCTGA
- a CDS encoding YaaC family protein: MRKADFNAALEQGQQLAAAAASVGPETSPLLAFYALVQIGRAVAAASVRLTNSEWQGSGHGLACPDLDGVADRGIATLTLQGSTGSNSHYIAARALDGPPLLSPTTFGVLWSLLQLDEVVLPGSGPSADVLQVRAVGGWTGNSDPDARIYPILEGAPRRPGARSARRAAERLPWTPELERTYPRIASLRVEDDRPYVQYSLRGELLRQDAVLQVALREDISSTEAFRRVTSTYRGYSYVLPAIDESGTQAHPFLVWWEVLYALSRLARYKPREWLRLIDVSRHPDAAAIELGLLTVITSMPEIAFDALSRAADEDITRPASG; encoded by the coding sequence ATGCGGAAGGCCGACTTCAACGCAGCCCTCGAACAGGGCCAGCAGCTGGCAGCGGCCGCCGCGTCGGTAGGACCGGAAACTAGTCCGCTCCTAGCGTTCTACGCACTTGTACAGATCGGCAGGGCCGTCGCCGCCGCTTCTGTCCGGCTCACCAACAGTGAGTGGCAGGGTTCCGGCCACGGCCTTGCCTGTCCGGATCTGGACGGGGTTGCAGACCGGGGGATCGCAACGCTCACTCTGCAGGGATCGACTGGGTCTAACAGCCACTACATCGCAGCTCGCGCGCTCGACGGACCTCCGCTCCTTAGCCCGACCACATTCGGCGTGCTCTGGTCGTTGCTGCAGCTCGACGAAGTCGTTCTGCCCGGTAGCGGACCGTCAGCGGACGTACTGCAGGTGCGGGCGGTGGGCGGATGGACCGGCAACAGCGACCCCGACGCGAGGATCTACCCGATCCTCGAGGGAGCCCCTCGCCGACCTGGTGCACGGTCCGCTCGACGAGCTGCCGAGCGCCTTCCCTGGACGCCTGAGTTGGAACGTACATACCCGAGGATCGCCTCGTTACGGGTTGAGGACGACAGGCCGTACGTCCAGTACAGCCTGAGAGGCGAGCTGCTGAGGCAGGACGCAGTCCTGCAGGTAGCCCTGCGCGAAGACATCAGCAGCACCGAGGCTTTCAGAAGAGTCACGTCGACCTATCGCGGCTACAGCTACGTACTTCCGGCCATAGATGAGTCCGGCACCCAAGCACACCCCTTCCTCGTCTGGTGGGAGGTTCTATACGCCCTCTCCCGCCTGGCTCGCTACAAGCCACGCGAGTGGCTACGACTCATCGATGTCAGCCGGCACCCCGACGCCGCCGCCATCGAGCTCGGACTACTCACCGTCATCACCTCTATGCCCGAGATAGCCTTCGACGCGTTGAGCCGAGCGGCTGACGAGGACATCACTCGTCCTGCTAGCGGCTAG
- a CDS encoding IS30 family transposase — MHLRRSSALGRRFLDSVREGHGLKPSARAAGIGKETAYRWLRESFVELRQAGVGVVEAQQQLGYSSRLVLEWEQLRLAAGPDPRHHLAHDVAVEETFWAAFNAGASAVEAARAASVSLATGYRWWRRCFEQARERGLTVRAAAARLRIPPRRAERWEADRRARVAEQQRAVVAADARAIWSATRQAALLTAPAPTRDELREARYWELMRSGLTNTAACKILGVSRRAGSRIRHRSRYQTVAQTPARWWSGRYLSLPERLKIADLLGFGWSLRKIAAELGRSPSTIKRELDRHRDDQGRYLPHSADHSAQVQRRRPRAHKLAANARLRRLVQRKLNRYWSPDEISGWLRRTYPDDTRMRVSPETIYRALLVPGGATLHERYCQRLRTGRRLRKSRWLSTTGGGAPVQNMTMINQRPAAVDRRECVGDWEGDLIIGVGSASAMVTLRERVTQFGLIVNLPSDHTAASVNQAVAEAFSGLPPQVKHTLTWDQGVEMARHQDLAKMIGMPIYFAQRSSPWQRGANENYNRLVRQYFPKGTDLSVHPAAAVKAVEDDLNHRPRKNLGYRTPASVLRAAARSTSIAAQRASEV, encoded by the coding sequence ATGCATCTGCGTCGAAGTTCTGCGCTGGGTCGGAGGTTCCTGGATTCGGTCAGGGAGGGCCACGGTCTCAAACCGTCCGCCCGCGCCGCGGGTATCGGGAAGGAGACCGCCTACCGGTGGCTGCGCGAATCCTTCGTCGAGCTCCGCCAAGCAGGGGTCGGTGTGGTCGAGGCGCAGCAGCAGCTGGGCTACTCCTCACGGCTTGTGCTCGAGTGGGAACAGCTGCGCCTCGCTGCCGGGCCGGACCCGCGGCATCACCTGGCGCATGACGTGGCTGTCGAGGAGACGTTCTGGGCTGCGTTCAACGCCGGCGCGAGCGCGGTCGAAGCAGCCCGTGCAGCGTCGGTGAGCTTGGCCACCGGTTACCGCTGGTGGCGCCGATGCTTTGAGCAGGCTCGCGAGCGGGGCTTGACCGTCCGGGCCGCGGCGGCGCGGCTTCGGATCCCGCCGCGGCGCGCTGAGCGGTGGGAAGCGGATCGGCGTGCGCGAGTAGCAGAGCAGCAGCGCGCCGTCGTCGCTGCCGACGCTCGGGCGATCTGGTCGGCAACGCGTCAGGCAGCACTGCTCACGGCACCTGCCCCCACGCGCGACGAACTACGCGAGGCTCGCTACTGGGAGCTCATGAGGTCAGGGCTGACGAACACCGCGGCTTGCAAGATCCTCGGTGTGAGCCGTCGAGCGGGGTCGCGGATCCGCCATCGCAGCCGCTACCAGACCGTCGCCCAGACTCCGGCCAGATGGTGGAGCGGGCGCTACTTGTCACTGCCGGAGCGGTTGAAGATCGCCGACCTGCTCGGCTTCGGCTGGTCGCTGCGCAAGATCGCCGCCGAGCTCGGCCGGAGCCCTTCCACGATCAAACGCGAGCTCGACCGGCACCGCGACGACCAGGGCCGCTACCTGCCCCACTCGGCTGACCACAGCGCCCAAGTGCAGCGCCGTCGCCCTCGAGCTCACAAGCTCGCCGCTAACGCGCGGCTGCGACGGCTGGTGCAGCGCAAGCTGAACCGCTACTGGTCACCCGACGAGATCTCGGGCTGGCTGCGCCGCACCTACCCCGACGACACCCGCATGCGCGTGTCGCCCGAGACGATCTACCGCGCCCTGCTCGTGCCCGGCGGGGCGACCTTGCACGAGCGCTACTGCCAACGCCTGCGCACCGGTCGACGCCTCCGCAAGTCGAGGTGGCTCAGCACCACCGGCGGCGGCGCGCCCGTGCAGAACATGACCATGATCAACCAGCGCCCAGCGGCGGTCGATCGGCGTGAATGCGTCGGCGACTGGGAAGGCGACCTCATCATCGGCGTCGGCTCGGCGTCCGCGATGGTCACCCTGCGTGAACGCGTCACCCAGTTCGGCCTCATCGTGAACCTGCCCAGCGACCACACCGCCGCCAGCGTCAACCAGGCCGTCGCAGAAGCCTTCTCGGGCCTGCCGCCCCAGGTGAAGCACACCCTGACCTGGGACCAGGGCGTCGAGATGGCCCGCCACCAAGACCTCGCCAAGATGATTGGGATGCCGATCTACTTCGCCCAGCGCAGCAGCCCCTGGCAGCGCGGCGCGAACGAGAATTACAACCGTCTCGTGCGCCAGTACTTCCCGAAGGGCACCGACCTATCAGTCCACCCTGCCGCAGCCGTGAAGGCCGTTGAGGACGACCTCAACCACCGCCCCCGCAAGAACCTCGGCTACCGCACTCCTGCCAGCGTGCTGCGGGCCGCCGCGCGGTCCACTTCTATCGCTGCGCAGCGAGCTAGCGAGGTATAG
- a CDS encoding MFS transporter, with product MDETKPVASRSVLLERDVALLTSSSVVSATGTGAMFVALPFYAYATTGSVVLTALVTLAEYAPAVGVAQLAGVLVDRSDARRVLVAANAALGLCTLAYLLHDNWWWLTVVAFVRSSIAQLVAPATHTLLPAVAPPGRLTEVNGVLAVGGNAARLAGPALGGVLVGVGGLALVAVVDAASFVLAAGLVVVVRRAMSTTRPRTAEGVVRQWVRGWAAVREHPVLRPLVVVMAIIGFGEGFVSALLAPWMSQVADGGSAALGLMLSLQALGGILGGLFVVRFAGRWPALLLIGAGALGSGVLLVVMLNYPLVAPAGPWPAIVLNAIAGFPFAVYATAQAVAVQTHSVDGQRGRIVSATYGIQGIAQLAGISLAGPAAALLGPLIINVDTGAYLLAGALALQTLRSLHRSPTGRPAGVAQEGG from the coding sequence GTGGACGAGACGAAGCCGGTCGCCTCGAGGTCGGTGCTTCTTGAGCGTGACGTCGCGCTATTGACGTCCAGCAGTGTGGTCTCAGCGACCGGCACGGGGGCGATGTTCGTGGCGTTGCCGTTCTACGCCTACGCCACAACCGGCTCCGTGGTGCTGACAGCACTGGTCACGCTCGCGGAGTACGCACCCGCGGTCGGAGTCGCACAGCTGGCCGGGGTCCTGGTCGACCGCTCCGACGCACGACGGGTGCTGGTCGCGGCGAACGCGGCGCTGGGCCTGTGCACGCTGGCCTACCTGCTGCACGACAACTGGTGGTGGCTGACGGTCGTGGCTTTCGTCCGCTCGAGCATCGCCCAGCTCGTGGCGCCGGCCACTCACACGCTGCTCCCAGCGGTAGCTCCGCCAGGCCGACTTACTGAGGTCAATGGAGTGTTGGCGGTCGGCGGCAACGCTGCCCGACTGGCTGGACCTGCGCTGGGCGGTGTCCTCGTTGGAGTCGGCGGACTGGCGTTGGTCGCTGTCGTCGATGCCGCCAGCTTCGTCCTCGCTGCTGGGCTTGTCGTCGTCGTCCGACGAGCGATGAGCACCACTCGGCCGAGGACCGCGGAGGGGGTGGTGCGCCAGTGGGTGCGAGGCTGGGCCGCTGTGCGCGAGCACCCCGTCTTGCGGCCCTTGGTCGTGGTGATGGCGATCATCGGGTTTGGGGAGGGCTTCGTGTCCGCTCTCCTCGCACCGTGGATGTCGCAGGTCGCGGACGGGGGCAGCGCAGCGCTGGGTCTCATGCTCTCGCTGCAGGCCCTCGGCGGGATCCTCGGCGGGCTGTTCGTCGTGCGCTTCGCCGGCCGTTGGCCGGCTCTTCTTCTCATCGGTGCCGGCGCGCTGGGCAGCGGCGTCCTCTTGGTGGTGATGCTGAACTATCCGCTCGTCGCGCCAGCCGGCCCGTGGCCGGCGATCGTGCTCAATGCGATCGCCGGGTTCCCGTTCGCCGTCTACGCCACAGCGCAGGCCGTCGCGGTCCAGACCCACTCCGTCGATGGGCAGCGTGGCCGCATCGTCAGCGCGACCTACGGCATCCAAGGCATCGCCCAGCTCGCCGGGATCAGCCTCGCTGGACCAGCCGCCGCGCTGCTCGGCCCGTTGATCATCAACGTCGATACCGGCGCCTACCTCCTCGCCGGTGCACTCGCCCTACAAACGCTTCGCAGCCTTCACCGAAGCCCTACCGGGAGACCGGCGGGCGTCGCACAGGAAGGGGGTTGA